Sequence from the Planktothrix sp. FACHB-1365 genome:
TTAACCGTTAACGGTATCATAGAGGGTTGATTGCTCAAGTTAACACCGAAGGAGATCCAGTGGTAGAACCATTACTGTCAGGAATTGTTCTGGGTTTAATTGTCGTGACGCTGTTAGGGTTATTTTTCGCAGCGTACCAACAATATCGTCGGGGAAACCAACTTAATATCGACTAAATATCCAGAATTTCCACTCACCCTTGGTTGAGCCGTCTAGGTTAACCGGGGGTGAACTTATTCCGTGAATGTTATGAGTCAGCTAGGGATGGATCTGATATCAGTAGGAACAATGCTCCTCATTGTGGTGATTGTGATCCTTCTGATTCTTTATTTTCGAGGGGTTTTTCGAGACAAACACCACTATCAGGTTAGAAATT
This genomic interval carries:
- the petG gene encoding cytochrome b6-f complex subunit V, which codes for MVEPLLSGIVLGLIVVTLLGLFFAAYQQYRRGNQLNID